The Euwallacea fornicatus isolate EFF26 chromosome 38, ASM4011564v1, whole genome shotgun sequence genome includes a region encoding these proteins:
- the Pfrx gene encoding 6-phosphofructo-2-kinase/fructose-2,6-bisphosphatase 1 isoform X3: MRNKRSDSENGPRGISVTTDGRSYRTTRLMSIRIGERANYVNSPHVIAMVGLPARGKTYISKKLSRYLNWIGINTRVFNLGEYRRHATTAYQSHDFFRPDNTQAMAIRAQCAIEALQDVCQWLENGGEVAVFDATNSTAERRKVIQDYVVNKMGFKLFYVESICDDPQIIEQNIMEVKISSPDYVDMNKEEVLDDFLKRIQHYQERYNPLDEEKEKEVSFMKIYNTGEKVVVHKHEGHVQARIVYYLMNIHITPRTIYLTRHGESDHNLIGRIGGDSNLSARGRQYATALSSYIREQKIEGLRIWTSWLKRTIQTVAGLDVPQERWKALNEIDAGVCEEMTYEEIKEKYPEEFASRDQNKFAYRYPRGESYEDLVARLEPVIMELERQGNVLVVSHQAVLRCLLAYFLDKSADELPYLKVPLHTIIKLTPVAYGCRVEHIKLPIDAVDTHRAKPKIPGELEEKFKLKNQTKSDTTST, translated from the exons GGGAACGTGCGAACTACGTTAACAGCCCCCATGTCATCGCAATGGTGGGCCTGCCGGCCAGGGGCAAAACCTACATATCAAAGAAGCTCTCGCGGTACTTGAACTGGATCGGAATTAACACCAGAG TATTCAACTTGGGCGAATATAGACGTCACGCCACCACGGCTTACCAGAGTCACGACTTCTTTCGGCCGGACAATACGCAGGCGATGGCCATTCGGGCTCAGTGTGCCATCGAGGCTCTCCAGGACGTGTGTCAGTGGCTCGAAAATGGGGGGGAGGTGGCGGTGTTCGATGCCACCAATTCGACGGCCGAACGACGGAAGGTGATCCAGGATTACGTGGTCAATAAAATGGGCTTTAAGTTGTTTTATGTCGAGTCCATATGCGATGACCCCCAAATAATAGAGCAG AACATAATGGAAGTGAAAATCAGCAGCCCCGATTATGTCGACATGAACAAAGAAGAGGTTTTGGATGACTTCCTGAAGCGGATACAGCACTATCAGGAGAGGTACAATCCCCTGGACGAGGAGAAGGAGAAGGAGGTttcgtttatgaaaatttacaataccGGGGAGAAAGTCGTGGTACACAAACACGAGGGACACGTCCAGGCCAGAATCGTCTACTACTTAATGAATATTCACATCACTCCCAGgacaatttatttaactcGA CATGGGGAAAGCGATCACAATTTAATAGGACGCATAGGGGGTGATTCCAACTTGAGCGCCAGGGGCAGACAATACGCCACCGCCTTATCTTCCTATATCCGGGAGCAGAAAATCGAAGGTCTTCGGATATGGACTTCCTGGCTGAAGAGAACTATACAGACTGTCGCGGGCTTAGACGTGCCGCAGGAGAGATGGAAAGCGCTAAACGAGATCGATGCT GGAGTCTGTGAAGAAATGACCTACGaggaaattaaggaaaaatacCCCGAGGAGTTCGCGTCCAGGGATCAAAACAAGTTCGCTTACAGATATCCCAGGGGGGAAAGCTACGAAGATTTGGTGGCCAGATTGGAGCCGGTAATCATGGAATTGGAGAGACAAGGGAATGTCCTCGTGGTGTCCCATCAGGCGGTGCTGCGCTGCCTGTTGGCTTATTTCCTGGACAAATCAGCGG ATGAATTGCCTTATTTGAAAGTACCACTTCATACGATAATCAAATTAACTCCAGTGGCCTATGGGTGTCGAGTTGAGCACATCAAACTGCCGATCGACGCCGTCGACACCCATCGTGCTAAACCAAAG ATTCCTGGTGAACTGGAGGAGAAGTTCAAACTGAAGAACCAGACCAAATCTGATACTACCTCCACTTGA